The Paenibacillus macerans genome includes a window with the following:
- the fsa gene encoding fructose-6-phosphate aldolase, which translates to MKFFIDTANVEDIKKAYKIGVLSGVTTNPSLVAKEGVKFEDRIAEILQTVPEVESVSAEVTPDALTAEDMIAEANELIKINNNDPKITIKLPMTLAGLETCRYLSQKGVKTNVTLIFTVNQALLAARAGATYVSPFLGRLDDISEDGVQLVSKVAEVFRIHGLESQIIAASVRHPDHVTRVALAGAHIATIPFGVIEQLTKHPLTDQGLEKFAADWKKSL; encoded by the coding sequence ATGAAATTTTTTATCGACACAGCGAATGTGGAAGACATCAAAAAAGCTTACAAAATTGGTGTTTTGTCCGGAGTGACGACCAATCCTTCCCTCGTTGCCAAGGAAGGCGTGAAATTCGAGGACCGGATTGCCGAAATCCTGCAGACCGTACCCGAAGTCGAATCCGTCTCCGCCGAAGTGACGCCCGACGCCCTCACCGCAGAAGACATGATCGCCGAGGCCAACGAGCTGATCAAAATCAACAACAACGATCCCAAGATTACGATCAAGCTGCCGATGACGCTCGCCGGGCTGGAAACCTGCCGTTATCTTTCCCAAAAAGGCGTAAAAACCAACGTGACGCTCATCTTCACCGTCAACCAGGCGCTGCTCGCCGCACGCGCGGGCGCCACGTACGTATCGCCGTTTCTCGGCCGCCTGGACGATATTTCCGAAGACGGCGTGCAACTGGTATCGAAAGTCGCGGAAGTATTCCGCATCCACGGGCTGGAATCGCAGATCATCGCCGCCTCCGTACGCCACCCGGACCATGTGACCCGCGTCGCGCTGGCCGGCGCGCATATCGCCACGATTCCGTTCGGCGTGATCGAACAGTTGACCAAACACCCATTAACCGATCAGGGATTGGAAAAGTTCGCTGCCGACTGGAAAAAATCGCTGTAA
- a CDS encoding LysM peptidoglycan-binding domain-containing protein produces the protein MFNYYYRQCPAEHYPYTVQPGDTLNYIAFRLESSVSRILAANPGVDPNNLQIGQVICIPSCPPNHFSKIIEPGDTLYAIAQAYGVSVSSILEANPGTDPKALRVGQRLCIPAIGAGGAADISGVRETLTAMQSDINMLKAESSVQQTVEANYGTSKQTTRALSVTPREIRFEAVPVTFAGSYRGHYTGGRSYPYYLDAAMGGRRGITVKDNFGVWHSFSYTVETEAQ, from the coding sequence TTGTTTAATTACTACTATCGGCAGTGCCCCGCAGAGCACTACCCTTATACGGTTCAGCCCGGAGATACGCTGAATTACATCGCCTTCCGGCTGGAATCGAGCGTGTCCCGTATCCTCGCGGCCAATCCGGGAGTCGACCCGAACAATCTCCAGATCGGCCAGGTGATCTGCATCCCATCCTGCCCGCCCAATCATTTCTCAAAAATCATTGAGCCCGGAGATACGCTATACGCCATAGCGCAAGCCTACGGAGTCAGCGTTTCAAGCATTTTGGAGGCCAACCCGGGAACGGATCCGAAGGCCTTGCGGGTTGGCCAGCGCCTTTGCATCCCCGCGATCGGGGCCGGAGGAGCGGCCGATATTTCGGGGGTTCGCGAGACGCTCACCGCGATGCAAAGCGACATCAACATGCTGAAGGCCGAAAGCAGCGTGCAGCAAACGGTGGAAGCCAACTACGGCACTTCCAAGCAAACGACCCGCGCGCTTAGCGTAACGCCTCGCGAAATCCGGTTCGAGGCCGTTCCCGTCACGTTCGCCGGCTCCTACCGCGGCCATTACACCGGAGGCAGAAGCTATCCCTACTACCTGGATGCCGCCATGGGAGGACGGCGGGGAATCACGGTCAAAGACAATTTCGGAGTGTGGCATTCCTTCAGTTACACGGTGGAGACAGAGGCACAATAG
- a CDS encoding SDR family NAD(P)-dependent oxidoreductase: MDLQLQGKTALVTGSTAGIGKAIAASLAAEGAAVLVNGRSVEKVNQAIAEIQARYPAAVLRPAAADLGTEDGCNKVMDDYPELDILINNLGIFEPAEYFDIPDEQWFKFFEVNVMSGVRLTRGYLKRMLEKGTGRVIFVASEAAVMPSLEMAHYSATKTMQLSVSRSLAELTKGTGVTVNTVMPGSTLTEGVEKMLDTLYPNEQLTIEEAEKKFMAENRPTSIIQRLIRPEEIAHFVTYLSSPLSSAINGAALRIDGGLVRSVF; this comes from the coding sequence ATGGATTTGCAACTTCAGGGGAAAACGGCGCTCGTTACCGGGTCCACGGCCGGCATCGGCAAAGCGATCGCCGCTTCGCTGGCGGCGGAAGGCGCGGCCGTGCTTGTAAATGGCCGAAGCGTTGAGAAAGTAAATCAAGCCATCGCGGAGATTCAAGCGCGGTATCCTGCGGCGGTGCTGAGACCGGCGGCTGCCGATTTAGGCACGGAGGATGGGTGCAACAAGGTGATGGACGATTACCCGGAGCTCGACATTTTAATTAACAATCTCGGGATTTTTGAGCCGGCCGAGTATTTCGATATCCCCGACGAGCAATGGTTCAAGTTTTTTGAAGTCAATGTGATGAGCGGCGTCCGGTTGACCCGCGGGTATTTAAAACGGATGCTGGAAAAAGGGACGGGGCGGGTCATCTTCGTCGCCAGCGAAGCCGCGGTGATGCCGTCATTGGAAATGGCGCATTACAGCGCGACAAAAACGATGCAGCTTTCGGTGTCCCGCAGCTTGGCCGAGTTGACGAAAGGGACCGGCGTCACGGTCAATACGGTCATGCCCGGCTCGACGCTGACCGAAGGGGTGGAGAAGATGCTGGACACGCTGTACCCGAATGAGCAGCTGACGATCGAAGAGGCGGAAAAGAAATTCATGGCGGAAAACCGGCCGACTTCGATCATCCAGCGGCTGATCCGTCCGGAGGAAATCGCCCATTTCGTGACTTACTTGAGCAGCCCGCTATCCTCGGCGATCAACGGCGCCGCATTGCGGATCGACGGGGGACTCGTGCGAAGCGTATTCTAA
- a CDS encoding uracil-DNA glycosylase, protein MTILKNDWAPFLEAEFAKPYYLNLRKFLANEYRTRTIYPDMYDIFNALHYTSFADTKVVILGQDPYHGPGQAHGLSFSVKPGIKPPPSLQNIFKELQDDLGCSIPNNGYLVPWAKQGVLLLNTVLTVRADTPNSHKDMGWENFTDKVIETLNQKEEPVVFLLWGSHAQKKAALISNNNHHQIRTPHPSPLSAHRGFLGSRPFSRANQFLRAKGLPEIDWQLPNL, encoded by the coding sequence TTGACTATTCTGAAAAATGATTGGGCCCCCTTCCTGGAGGCCGAATTCGCGAAACCGTATTATTTGAACCTGCGCAAATTTCTGGCGAACGAATATAGAACACGCACGATTTATCCCGACATGTACGATATTTTCAACGCGCTCCATTATACTTCTTTTGCCGATACGAAAGTCGTCATTTTAGGTCAGGACCCGTATCACGGGCCGGGGCAAGCCCACGGGCTAAGCTTTTCCGTGAAACCGGGAATCAAGCCGCCTCCATCCCTGCAAAATATTTTCAAAGAGCTGCAGGACGATCTCGGCTGCTCCATCCCCAATAACGGCTATCTCGTTCCATGGGCCAAGCAGGGCGTGCTGCTGCTCAACACGGTGCTGACCGTGCGCGCGGACACGCCGAATTCCCACAAGGATATGGGCTGGGAGAACTTCACCGACAAAGTGATCGAGACGTTGAACCAAAAAGAAGAGCCGGTCGTGTTCCTGCTGTGGGGCAGCCATGCCCAGAAAAAAGCGGCGCTCATCAGCAACAATAACCATCACCAGATCCGGACGCCGCACCCCAGCCCCTTGTCCGCTCATCGCGGATTTTTGGGCAGCCGGCCTTTTTCGCGGGCAAATCAGTTTCTGCGCGCCAAGGGACTTCCCGAAATCGATTGGCAGCTTCCGAATTTGTAA
- a CDS encoding DUF1697 domain-containing protein encodes MTVYIALLRGINVGGKNMIRMADLKRSLTDNGLKEVQTYIQSGNVLFVSDEEEEALRVRIEQIIRQDFGLDVPVVLRTSAELRGAAAGCPFTAEEISAAEAASAGECLYAAFLQGEPSAEALERFAVYANDKEQFRAAGREVYLLFSDSVRNSKLAANLQKLDESATVRNWKTVNKLVSLAEGLEKQQ; translated from the coding sequence ATGACGGTTTATATTGCGCTGCTGCGGGGCATTAACGTCGGCGGCAAAAACATGATCAGGATGGCGGATTTGAAACGTTCTTTAACGGACAATGGTTTAAAAGAGGTGCAAACCTATATTCAAAGCGGAAATGTGCTGTTCGTATCGGATGAGGAGGAGGAAGCGCTGCGCGTGCGGATCGAACAGATTATCCGCCAGGACTTCGGCTTGGACGTCCCCGTCGTTTTAAGAACGTCGGCGGAACTGCGAGGCGCAGCGGCAGGCTGCCCGTTTACGGCGGAGGAAATATCCGCGGCGGAAGCGGCTTCCGCGGGAGAATGCTTGTACGCGGCGTTCTTGCAAGGCGAGCCTTCGGCGGAGGCGCTGGAGCGATTTGCCGTTTACGCGAACGACAAGGAGCAGTTCCGCGCGGCCGGCCGTGAGGTTTATCTGCTGTTCTCGGACAGCGTCCGCAACTCCAAGCTGGCGGCGAATCTGCAGAAGCTGGACGAATCCGCCACCGTTCGCAACTGGAAGACGGTAAACAAGCTTGTGTCTTTGGCCGAAGGCTTGGAGAAGCAGCAGTAG